In bacterium, one genomic interval encodes:
- the holA gene encoding DNA polymerase III subunit delta yields the protein MGKEPPAVALIAGPEAGLRRRALAALRDTLGAGADLERYGTDVAPGELADAVQTLPLFGAARLAVIEGDTLPAELVETVLKLLPNVRPPNHLAVVLERLDRRTRLSKELQDSTVECEPLKEADLRKAALHFLDERGVKAAPPALELILAVAGNLDTLENACESLSLLVEKGGTLTAEQVAQAVGTAPGFDPFRLCDLVTAGREAEACLMAARSLADPAEMPRLVGLLARHYRILQLIRFHSRRDLEKGELARLAGVTPYFLDGYRRAAGRHTPRELWEAQSALLGFDAAVKRGLPAIETAFLELVHALAAKGRGGWPAFLEELTGA from the coding sequence TTGGGAAAAGAGCCGCCCGCCGTGGCCCTCATCGCCGGTCCGGAGGCGGGGCTGCGGAGGAGGGCCCTGGCAGCGCTGCGCGACACCCTGGGGGCGGGAGCCGACCTGGAGCGGTACGGCACCGACGTGGCGCCCGGCGAGCTCGCCGACGCCGTTCAGACGCTGCCCCTTTTCGGCGCCGCACGCCTCGCCGTCATCGAGGGGGACACCCTCCCGGCGGAGCTGGTGGAGACGGTACTCAAACTTCTCCCTAATGTCAGACCGCCCAACCACCTGGCGGTGGTGCTGGAACGGCTGGACCGGCGCACCCGCCTGTCGAAGGAATTGCAGGACTCCACCGTCGAGTGCGAGCCGTTGAAAGAGGCCGACCTGCGCAAGGCCGCCCTCCACTTCCTCGACGAGCGCGGTGTCAAGGCCGCCCCCCCGGCGCTGGAGCTTATCCTGGCCGTCGCCGGGAACCTGGACACCCTGGAGAACGCCTGCGAGAGCCTGTCCCTCCTCGTGGAGAAGGGGGGCACGCTCACCGCGGAGCAGGTGGCCCAGGCGGTCGGCACGGCGCCGGGTTTCGATCCCTTCCGTCTGTGCGACCTGGTCACCGCGGGTCGGGAGGCCGAGGCCTGCCTCATGGCCGCCCGATCCCTGGCCGACCCGGCCGAGATGCCCCGCCTCGTCGGCCTCCTGGCGCGTCACTACCGGATTTTACAGCTCATCCGTTTCCACTCGCGGCGCGACCTCGAAAAAGGCGAGCTGGCGCGTCTGGCGGGGGTGACTCCCTACTTCCTCGACGGTTACCGGCGGGCGGCCGGACGGCACACGCCCCGCGAGCTGTGGGAGGCGCAGTCGGCGCTGCTGGGCTTCGATGCGGCGGTGAAACGCGGACTGCCGGCCATCGAGACCGCCTTCCTCGAGCTCGTCCACGCCCTGGCCGCGAAGGGGCGGGGCGGCTGGCCCGCATTCCTGGAGGAGCTCACCGGGGCGTGA